The following nucleotide sequence is from bacterium.
CGGCAAAGCCCGAAGCGGCGGAAAGTGCAGATGCCATTCCAGCAAGCTTGGCAGCCAGATGAACCGTTTCATTTAACTTCAATTCGATTTTACGCGCTTCAACTACTGTTGACTCGAACTTTTTAAGCCGTGCATCTATTTCGTCCAGTATTTCTCGGTGAATCCGCTCGGTTCTATCGCCCGGAAATATGCTCCCTTCTCTGAGCCAAAGTCCGATGATCGTAGCAAGCCCGGCGGTAATCAACACCAGGAGTACGATCAAAAAAGTAAAAGCTCCGCCGGCCATCAATGGGAATTATACATAACGAGCCGACAAACGGGTTTCCGCAAAACTAATATTCGCCTGTATCGAAAGGAACCTTTCTTGATTGCGTGATACACGCGCCTTCCAATTTTTCTCCGGGCCTGATTTTTGCTTCAGGGCCTATTATGCAGTCCAGCAGCTCCGCTCCTTCGCCAATTTCCGCATGCGGCATCACTATCGTGCGCTCAAGTTGCGCGTTCTCGCCAATCTTCACGCCGCGTGAGACGACCACCTGGCCATTCAGCTTTGCCTTGCCGGCAAGTACGGCGGTTTCTGCGATGTAAACATATCCCCGGAAAACGTGGAAGCCCTTATTTTCATAGCCCCCAAACGCGGGATCGTACATCTGATAATGATGCAGGACTTCAAAATGCGCCCGCCAGAAACTCGCGAGCGTGCCGATGTCGCGCCAGTAGCCGGAGTGAGGGAATCCTCCTATAGCGCGGCCGGCGCGGATAAGGGCCGGAAATGTTTCGCGCTCCAGACTTACTTTTTTCCCTTCCGGAATTTCGGCGACAAGCGCGGGGTCAATAATGTAATAGCCGGTGTTCACCCAGTGCTGCGATGCGTCCGAACCGTGCGGTTTCTCCAAAAAATCCTTGATCCGGTGTTCCTCGTCCATAATGATTAATCCGTATCGGGACGGGTCAGGGACGGAAAACGCCGCGATGGTAAGAACGTTCCCAGCGCGTCGGTGCCAT
It contains:
- a CDS encoding NDP-sugar synthase encodes the protein MAPLTDSIPKPALPFLDKPIITYLLEQFREAGITRLVLALGHGADEIIQLFNANGNFGFDVHVCLEREPLGTGGALRNCLQYIEGRSSVQVANGDILNNINLQAMFEWHRRAGNVLTIAAFSVPDPSRYGLIIMDEEHRIKDFLEKPHGSDASQHWVNTGYYIIDPALVAEIPEGKKVSLERETFPALIRAGRAIGGFPHSGYWRDIGTLASFWRAHFEVLHHYQMYDPAFGGYENKGFHVFRGYVYIAETAVLAGKAKLNGQVVVSRGVKIGENAQLERTIVMPHAEIGEGAELLDCIIGPEAKIRPGEKLEGACITQSRKVPFDTGEY